From Humibacter ginsenosidimutans, a single genomic window includes:
- a CDS encoding cystathionine beta-synthase has protein sequence MKFAASITDLIGNTPLVRLNRVTEGIDATVLVKVEYLNPGGSSKDRIAERIIDAAERDGLLKPGGTIVEPTSGNTGVGLALVAQQRGYRCIFVLPDKVGEDKRNVLTAYGAEIHVTPTSVAPDDPDSYYSVSDRLVTEIPGAYKPNQYANPNGPRSHYETTGPEIWRDTDGRVTHFVAGVGTGGTITGTGRFLKEVSAGRVRIIGADPEGSVYSGGTGRPYLVEGVGEDFWPSAYDPSVPDEIIAVSDADSFAMTRRLAREEGLLVGGSSGMAVVAALRAARDLGPDDVVVVLLPDGGRGYLGKIFNDSWMRSYGFSDVNGVATVRDVIATKSGDLPDLVHAHPTDTVHDAIAIMAEYGVSQLPILSTEPPVVIGEVVGSLDERTLLDLVFTGEVTMSHSVGSVVAPPLPLIGANETVAEARAALGDANALLVIDGGKPVSVITRADLLAFLSR, from the coding sequence ATGAAGTTCGCCGCATCCATCACCGACCTCATCGGCAACACACCCCTCGTTCGGCTGAACCGAGTGACGGAGGGCATCGACGCCACCGTGCTCGTGAAGGTCGAGTACCTCAATCCAGGCGGCTCGAGCAAAGACCGCATCGCGGAGCGCATCATCGACGCGGCGGAGCGCGACGGCCTGTTGAAGCCCGGCGGCACCATCGTGGAGCCCACGAGCGGCAACACGGGCGTCGGGCTCGCGCTCGTCGCCCAGCAGCGCGGATACCGGTGCATCTTCGTGCTGCCCGACAAGGTGGGGGAGGACAAGCGCAACGTGCTCACGGCCTACGGCGCGGAGATCCACGTGACGCCGACCTCGGTGGCACCAGACGACCCCGACTCGTACTACAGCGTCTCCGATCGGCTCGTGACGGAGATCCCCGGCGCGTACAAGCCCAACCAGTACGCCAACCCGAACGGGCCGCGCAGCCACTACGAGACGACGGGTCCGGAGATCTGGCGCGACACCGACGGCCGCGTGACGCACTTCGTCGCGGGTGTCGGCACCGGCGGCACGATCACAGGCACGGGGCGCTTCCTCAAGGAGGTGTCAGCGGGCCGGGTGCGCATCATCGGCGCCGACCCCGAGGGATCGGTGTACTCCGGCGGCACCGGGCGTCCCTACCTGGTCGAGGGTGTCGGCGAGGACTTCTGGCCGAGCGCCTACGACCCCTCCGTGCCCGACGAGATCATCGCCGTCTCCGACGCCGACTCGTTCGCCATGACCCGCAGGCTCGCCCGTGAGGAGGGCCTGCTCGTCGGCGGCTCCAGCGGGATGGCCGTGGTCGCCGCCCTGCGCGCCGCACGCGATCTCGGCCCCGATGACGTGGTCGTCGTGCTGCTGCCCGACGGCGGACGCGGCTACCTCGGCAAGATCTTCAACGACTCGTGGATGCGCTCATACGGCTTCAGCGACGTGAACGGCGTGGCCACGGTGCGCGACGTGATCGCCACGAAGTCGGGCGATCTGCCCGACCTGGTGCACGCGCATCCCACCGACACCGTGCACGACGCGATCGCGATCATGGCCGAATACGGCGTGAGCCAGCTGCCGATACTGAGCACGGAGCCGCCGGTCGTGATCGGCGAGGTCGTCGGATCGCTCGACGAGCGGACCCTGCTCGACCTCGTGTTCACCGGCGAGGTCACCATGTCTCACAGCGTCGGCAGCGTTGTGGCTCCGCCGCTGCCGCTGATCGGCGCGAACGAGACGGTCGCCGAGGCGCGCGCGGCGCTCGGCGACGCGAACGCGCTGCTCGTGATCGACGGCGGCAAGCCCGTCTCGGTGATCACGCGCGCCGATCTGCTGGCATTCCTCAGCCGCTGA
- a CDS encoding MFS transporter: protein MPLAQAGLLASAPTLGLVLTLVAWGALTDRVGERWVIAGGMALTALAAIGAMTASGYLGLGGFLLLGGAASASTNAASGRVVVGWFRKERRGLAMGIRQMCQPLGVAAAAIAVPPLAASGGVSAAMTLPLVLTAVLAVLSAAVIVDPPRAARTGADASARPANPYRGTSTLVRIHAASALLVVPQFTVSIFGLVWLTTDRGMSTMAAGIVVGVAQFVGALGRVAIGVLSDRVGSRLRPLRWVAWCAAAVMVLLAASELAPAWLGAAALIVAATITVADNGLAYTAVAELAGQHWSGRALGVQNTGQFLAASIVGPAVGALITVVGYPLAFAAVALAPVVAVPLVPSERVEAEEEPAAAASGDVLTRRR from the coding sequence TTGCCGCTGGCGCAGGCCGGCCTGCTGGCCTCCGCGCCCACGCTGGGACTCGTCCTCACCCTGGTGGCGTGGGGCGCGCTCACCGACCGCGTGGGGGAGCGGTGGGTCATCGCAGGCGGGATGGCGCTCACCGCGCTCGCCGCGATCGGCGCGATGACGGCGTCGGGATACCTGGGGCTGGGCGGATTTCTGCTGCTGGGCGGCGCGGCATCCGCGAGCACGAACGCGGCGAGCGGACGCGTCGTGGTGGGCTGGTTCCGCAAGGAGCGGCGCGGGCTGGCCATGGGCATCCGGCAGATGTGCCAGCCGCTCGGAGTGGCGGCCGCGGCGATCGCTGTGCCGCCGCTCGCGGCGTCGGGCGGCGTGTCGGCCGCGATGACGCTCCCGCTGGTGCTCACCGCGGTGCTGGCGGTGCTGAGCGCCGCCGTGATCGTCGACCCGCCGCGAGCCGCGCGCACGGGAGCGGATGCCTCGGCCCGCCCCGCGAACCCGTACCGAGGCACCTCGACGCTGGTGCGCATCCACGCCGCGTCGGCGTTGCTGGTCGTTCCCCAGTTCACGGTCTCGATCTTCGGGCTGGTGTGGCTCACGACGGATCGTGGCATGTCGACCATGGCCGCCGGCATAGTGGTGGGCGTCGCGCAGTTCGTCGGCGCGCTGGGACGCGTCGCGATCGGCGTGCTCTCGGATCGCGTGGGAAGCAGGCTGCGTCCGCTGCGCTGGGTGGCCTGGTGCGCGGCGGCCGTGATGGTGCTGCTGGCGGCGAGCGAGCTCGCGCCCGCATGGCTGGGGGCCGCCGCGCTGATCGTGGCGGCGACCATCACCGTCGCCGACAACGGATTGGCCTACACCGCCGTCGCCGAGCTGGCCGGCCAGCACTGGTCGGGCCGCGCGCTCGGCGTGCAGAACACCGGGCAGTTCCTGGCCGCCTCCATCGTGGGTCCCGCGGTGGGTGCGCTCATCACTGTGGTCGGCTACCCGCTCGCGTTCGCGGCGGTGGCGCTGGCTCCCGTGGTGGCGGTGCCGCTGGTGCCGAGCGAGCGCGTCGAGGCCGAGGAGGAGCCTGCGGCGGCCGCTTCAGGCGACGTCCTCACGCGGCGGAGGTGA
- a CDS encoding cystathionine gamma-synthase, with the protein MTNDNAAGFATRAIHAGQEFDPTTGAVVPPIYQSSTFVQDGIGGLRGGYEYGRSGNPTRTSLETVLAALEGGDRAFAFASGLAAEDALLRSALRPGDHVVLGNDVYGGTHRLINRIHGEWGIRHTAVDLTDLDAVREALGTPDTKLLWIETPSNPLMKISDIAALAELGHAAGALVLVDNTFASPALQQPLSLGADIVVYSTTKYLGGHSDVIGGAVVLQNGELAKKVGFQQFAAGAIAAPMEAWLTVRGIKTLDVRLQRHSENAQAIAEYLDGHAAVERVYYPGLPSHPGHELAARQMSRFGGMLSIALSGGTDAARHLAESTHVFQLAESLGGVESLIGYPSEMTHASVRGTELEVPGNIVRLSVGLEDVRDLLADLEQALAPAH; encoded by the coding sequence ATGACCAACGACAACGCCGCGGGATTCGCCACCAGGGCCATCCACGCCGGGCAGGAGTTCGACCCGACGACCGGCGCGGTCGTTCCGCCCATCTACCAGTCGTCCACGTTCGTGCAGGACGGCATCGGCGGGCTGCGCGGCGGCTACGAGTACGGCCGGAGCGGCAACCCCACCAGAACCTCGCTCGAGACCGTGCTCGCCGCGCTGGAAGGCGGCGACCGGGCCTTCGCGTTCGCGTCGGGGCTCGCGGCAGAGGATGCCCTGCTCCGCTCGGCCCTGCGTCCAGGTGATCACGTGGTGCTCGGCAATGACGTGTACGGCGGCACGCACAGGCTGATCAATCGGATCCACGGCGAGTGGGGCATCCGGCACACCGCCGTCGACCTCACCGACCTCGACGCGGTGCGCGAGGCGCTCGGCACGCCCGACACGAAGCTGCTCTGGATCGAGACGCCCAGCAACCCGCTGATGAAGATCAGCGACATCGCGGCGCTCGCCGAACTCGGTCACGCCGCCGGCGCACTCGTGCTCGTCGACAACACGTTCGCGTCGCCGGCCCTGCAGCAGCCGCTTTCGCTGGGCGCCGACATCGTGGTGTACTCGACGACGAAGTACCTCGGCGGCCACTCCGACGTGATCGGCGGCGCCGTGGTGCTGCAGAACGGCGAGCTCGCAAAAAAGGTGGGCTTCCAGCAGTTCGCCGCCGGTGCGATCGCTGCGCCCATGGAGGCGTGGCTGACCGTGCGCGGCATCAAGACGCTCGACGTGCGCCTGCAGCGGCACTCCGAGAACGCGCAGGCCATCGCGGAATACCTCGATGGGCACGCCGCGGTCGAGCGCGTCTACTACCCGGGCCTGCCGTCGCATCCGGGCCACGAGCTGGCGGCGCGCCAGATGTCGCGCTTCGGCGGCATGCTCTCGATCGCGCTGAGCGGTGGCACGGATGCCGCCAGGCACCTCGCCGAGTCCACGCACGTGTTCCAGCTGGCCGAGTCGCTCGGCGGTGTGGAGTCGCTCATCGGATACCCGAGCGAGATGACGCACGCGTCGGTGCGGGGAACGGAACTCGAGGTGCCCGGCAACATCGTGCGCCTCTCTGTCGGCCTCGAAGACGTCCGCGACCTGCTCGCCGACCTCGAACAGGCGCTGGCGCCGGCGCACTAG
- a CDS encoding metal-dependent transcriptional regulator, giving the protein MSVSSLTNAAQDYLKAIWSATEWEQTPVTVTALAARFGVRAATVSDGIRRLTEQGLVVHQPYGAVTLTETGRAHAVAMVRRHRLIETFLVETLGYPWDEVHDEAEVLEHAVSDTLIDRIDAALGHPVRDPHGDPIPTPQGDPRTPNGLRLTAAEPSRPMRIVRISDADPAVLRYLTEHGIGLDARATLVETRPFAGDVVVSIDDAAPITMGAVAAEAIWVTSAA; this is encoded by the coding sequence ATGTCGGTCTCGTCCCTCACGAACGCGGCGCAGGACTACCTCAAGGCCATCTGGTCGGCGACCGAGTGGGAGCAGACCCCGGTCACGGTGACGGCGCTGGCCGCGCGGTTCGGGGTGCGCGCTGCGACGGTGAGCGACGGCATCCGCAGGCTCACCGAGCAGGGGCTCGTGGTGCACCAGCCGTACGGCGCCGTCACGCTCACCGAGACGGGCAGGGCGCACGCCGTCGCGATGGTGCGCAGACACCGGCTCATCGAGACCTTTCTCGTCGAGACGCTCGGTTACCCCTGGGACGAGGTGCACGACGAGGCCGAGGTGCTCGAGCACGCCGTCTCCGACACGCTGATCGACCGCATCGACGCGGCGCTCGGGCATCCGGTGCGCGATCCGCACGGCGACCCCATTCCCACGCCGCAGGGCGATCCGCGCACACCGAACGGACTACGGCTCACCGCCGCCGAGCCGAGCCGGCCGATGCGCATCGTGCGCATCTCCGACGCCGACCCCGCTGTGCTGCGCTATCTCACCGAGCACGGCATCGGCCTGGATGCCCGTGCCACCCTCGTCGAGACCCGCCCGTTCGCGGGCGACGTGGTGGTCTCCATCGACGACGCCGCACCCATCACGATGGGCGCCGTGGCCGCAGAGGCCATCTGGGTCACCTCCGCCGCGTGA
- a CDS encoding ABC transporter substrate-binding protein codes for MSRARKKALRLSAVASVAVVGLMLAGCSSGGGGGSDPVSQNLDGKGPITYVQGKDNSNVIRPLLAKWNKAHPDEKVTFKEQSDKADQQHDDLVQNFQAKNANYDVVDVDVVWTAEFAAKGWLQPLTGKMKIDTSKLFKPTVATGTYNNTLYAAPQTSDGGLLYYRTDLVKTPPTSWDEMMSDCSIAKKAGIGCYAGQFAQYEGLTVNTAEAINTAGGTIVGKDGKTPTVDSPEAKKGLQRLVDAFKDGNIPADAITYQEEQGRQAFEAGKLLFLRNWPYVYNLAKTDGSSVVKDKFAVAPLPGNGDGNPGASSLGGHNAAISVYSKHKQTAHDFVEFLQSEETQKFFMTQGSLAPVLASLYDDPDLNAKFGYLSTLKKSIESAVPRPVTPFYPAVTKAIQDNAYAALKGDKSVDQALSDMDAAIKSAGSGS; via the coding sequence ATGTCAAGAGCGCGCAAGAAAGCCCTCCGTCTGTCCGCGGTGGCCTCGGTCGCCGTCGTCGGCCTCATGCTGGCCGGCTGCTCGAGCGGGGGCGGCGGCGGTTCCGATCCCGTCAGCCAGAACCTCGACGGCAAAGGCCCGATCACCTACGTGCAGGGCAAGGACAACAGCAACGTGATCCGCCCGCTGCTCGCGAAGTGGAACAAGGCGCATCCCGACGAGAAGGTCACCTTCAAGGAGCAGTCCGACAAGGCCGACCAGCAGCACGACGACCTGGTGCAGAACTTCCAGGCCAAGAACGCGAACTACGACGTCGTCGACGTCGACGTGGTGTGGACCGCCGAGTTCGCGGCGAAGGGCTGGCTGCAGCCGTTGACCGGGAAAATGAAGATCGACACGTCGAAGCTGTTCAAGCCGACCGTGGCAACGGGCACCTACAACAACACGCTCTATGCGGCGCCGCAGACCAGCGACGGCGGCCTGCTCTATTACCGCACCGACCTGGTCAAGACCCCGCCCACGTCGTGGGACGAGATGATGAGCGACTGCTCGATCGCGAAGAAGGCGGGCATCGGATGCTATGCCGGCCAGTTCGCGCAGTACGAGGGCCTGACCGTCAACACGGCCGAGGCGATCAACACCGCCGGCGGCACGATCGTCGGCAAGGACGGCAAGACGCCGACTGTCGACTCCCCCGAGGCGAAGAAGGGCCTGCAGCGCCTGGTCGACGCGTTCAAGGACGGCAACATCCCGGCGGATGCCATCACCTACCAGGAGGAGCAGGGCAGGCAGGCCTTCGAGGCCGGCAAGCTGCTCTTCCTGCGCAACTGGCCCTACGTGTACAACCTGGCGAAGACCGACGGTTCGAGCGTCGTGAAGGACAAATTCGCGGTCGCCCCGCTGCCCGGCAACGGGGACGGCAACCCCGGGGCATCCAGTCTCGGCGGCCACAACGCCGCGATCAGCGTGTACTCGAAGCACAAGCAGACGGCGCACGACTTCGTCGAGTTCCTGCAGAGCGAAGAGACCCAGAAGTTCTTCATGACACAGGGCTCCCTGGCGCCGGTGCTCGCCTCGCTCTACGACGACCCCGACCTCAACGCCAAGTTCGGGTACCTCAGCACGCTGAAGAAGTCGATCGAGAGCGCCGTTCCGCGGCCGGTCACGCCGTTCTATCCAGCCGTCACCAAGGCCATCCAGGACAACGCCTACGCCGCGCTCAAGGGCGACAAGAGCGTCGATCAGGCGCTGAGCGACATGGATGCCGCCATCAAGTCGGCAGGCTCGGGAAGCTGA
- a CDS encoding carbohydrate ABC transporter permease, translating into MSTQAAGDVSTSIGAPRPGSRHRRGQARWALWLILPTMALLAVVIGYPIVSAIVMSFQKDAGLDSATGMFVQGGFAGFQNYAHWLFQQCSSPSGTVACPPGSLGAQFWNAVGVTFFFTVVTVVLETLFGLWMAIIMNRAFRGRGIVRAAILVPWAIPTAVTAKLWYFVFSAAGIANALIGQRVLWVSGEWSSRWAIIIADTWKTTPFMALLILAGLQLIPDELYEASKVDGASTLQRFWRVTLPLLKPALMVAVLFRILDALRIYDLPAILTGGGGGSGNATTTLSILVVQQIRQGPNSASALSTITFIIIFLVAFIFVRFLGANVVRTQESQQKGRL; encoded by the coding sequence ATGTCGACCCAGGCCGCGGGAGACGTGAGCACGTCGATCGGGGCGCCCCGCCCCGGGAGCAGGCACCGCCGCGGGCAGGCGCGGTGGGCCCTGTGGCTGATCCTGCCCACCATGGCGCTGCTGGCGGTGGTGATCGGCTACCCGATCGTCAGCGCCATCGTCATGTCGTTCCAGAAGGATGCCGGCCTCGACTCCGCCACCGGCATGTTCGTGCAGGGCGGCTTCGCCGGCTTTCAGAACTACGCGCACTGGCTGTTCCAGCAGTGCTCGTCGCCGTCCGGCACCGTGGCCTGCCCACCCGGCAGCCTCGGCGCCCAGTTCTGGAACGCGGTCGGCGTCACCTTCTTCTTCACGGTGGTCACCGTCGTGCTCGAGACGCTCTTCGGGCTGTGGATGGCGATCATCATGAATCGCGCGTTCCGCGGGCGCGGCATCGTGCGCGCGGCCATCCTCGTTCCGTGGGCCATCCCCACGGCGGTGACCGCCAAGCTCTGGTACTTCGTGTTCTCGGCGGCGGGCATCGCCAATGCGCTGATCGGTCAGCGCGTGCTCTGGGTGAGCGGCGAGTGGTCGTCGCGCTGGGCGATCATCATCGCCGACACCTGGAAGACCACGCCGTTCATGGCGCTGCTCATCCTCGCCGGGCTGCAGCTCATCCCCGACGAGCTCTACGAGGCGTCGAAGGTCGACGGCGCGAGCACCCTTCAGCGGTTCTGGCGGGTGACGCTGCCTCTGCTCAAGCCGGCGCTCATGGTGGCGGTGCTGTTCCGCATTCTGGATGCCCTGCGCATCTACGACCTGCCTGCCATCCTCACCGGGGGCGGTGGCGGCAGCGGCAACGCGACGACGACGCTGTCGATCCTGGTCGTTCAGCAGATCAGGCAGGGGCCGAACAGCGCGTCGGCGCTCTCGACCATCACCTTCATCATCATCTTCCTGGTGGCCTTCATCTTCGTGCGGTTCCTCGGCGCCAACGTCGTGCGAACGCAGGAGTCCCAGCAGAAGGGCCGGCTATGA
- a CDS encoding GntR family transcriptional regulator, with the protein MPNASHAQTVYEQVRQAILSLDIVPGARLSERGLETEFGISRTPVRSALIRLQSEGLVAREGRSWQATPIDLDEVASLAEYREAVESAGARLACTRASDAELEAFTTSAQRGGDEPGDEHAGMRRGSDFHEGLAALSGNPFIAQAVSDAVTRMARARWLEMRTEEGRAAAWREHSAIVDAVRRRDADAAAAAIAHHTQANLDRLLASIRADRRAFGARGLRIIGE; encoded by the coding sequence ATGCCGAACGCTTCACACGCCCAGACGGTCTACGAGCAGGTGCGGCAGGCCATCCTGTCACTCGACATCGTGCCGGGGGCGCGACTGAGCGAGCGCGGTCTCGAGACCGAGTTCGGCATCTCCCGCACTCCCGTTCGGTCGGCGTTGATCCGGCTGCAGAGCGAGGGCCTGGTCGCCAGGGAGGGGCGCAGCTGGCAGGCGACGCCCATCGATCTCGACGAGGTGGCGTCGCTCGCGGAGTACCGCGAGGCCGTGGAATCGGCTGGTGCCCGGCTGGCGTGCACCCGGGCATCCGATGCCGAGCTCGAGGCGTTCACCACGTCGGCGCAGCGCGGCGGCGACGAGCCGGGCGACGAGCACGCAGGGATGCGCAGGGGCTCCGATTTCCACGAGGGCCTCGCGGCGCTGAGCGGCAACCCCTTCATCGCGCAGGCCGTCTCCGACGCCGTGACGCGCATGGCCAGGGCCAGATGGCTGGAGATGCGCACGGAAGAGGGCCGGGCCGCCGCATGGCGCGAGCACTCCGCCATCGTCGACGCCGTGCGACGCAGGGATGCGGATGCCGCAGCCGCAGCGATCGCGCACCACACGCAGGCCAACCTCGATCGGCTTCTCGCGTCGATCCGCGCGGATCGACGGGCGTTCGGAGCCCGCGGCCTCCGCATCATCGGAGAGTGA
- a CDS encoding ABC transporter substrate-binding protein — protein sequence MSKNITRTLRRSGPFMKAAVVATAIATVAVLSGCSSGSGGSTSTSSASGNATKGSITWWASPITTSGADPRTVLISAFEKAYPNIHVKLISAPNDTDTNRATLTTQISGGGGPDVYMGDVIWPAQFGAHQLAEPLSKYLPKSYWDSFASGLVAGATYNGQVYGAPFFEDQGFLYYRKDILKADGLKVPTTWEELVSDSKIAQSKGQVKYGYVFQGANYEGATCNFMEFLADAGGKVLNSKADASALNSSAATKALTFEQSLVTSGVSPQATSTFQETQSMNAFSAGDSLFLRNWDYAYSTSQASGSAVIGKVGVAPMPTFQGESAPGYSNIGGWNLYVNPHSKNVAADLTFIKWMTGKDAQTTLATKFSEIPTNAAVRSSSEVKNANPVLAIVSQTKLIARPSQTPNYPEVSQAIYSNVNGVLAGSLTPQAAIQKANSQINTAVKNGGL from the coding sequence ATGTCGAAGAACATCACGCGGACCCTCAGACGTTCCGGGCCCTTCATGAAGGCGGCGGTCGTCGCCACGGCCATCGCCACGGTCGCCGTTCTGAGCGGATGCAGTTCGGGAAGCGGCGGCTCGACGTCGACGTCGAGCGCGTCCGGCAACGCGACGAAGGGCTCCATCACGTGGTGGGCGAGCCCGATCACGACGAGCGGTGCCGACCCGCGCACCGTGCTGATCAGCGCATTCGAGAAGGCGTATCCGAACATCCACGTCAAGCTGATCAGCGCGCCGAACGACACGGACACGAACCGTGCGACGCTGACCACCCAGATCTCCGGCGGCGGCGGTCCCGACGTCTACATGGGCGATGTGATCTGGCCGGCGCAGTTCGGTGCGCACCAGCTCGCCGAGCCGCTGTCGAAATATCTGCCGAAGAGCTACTGGGATTCGTTCGCGAGCGGACTCGTGGCAGGCGCCACCTACAACGGCCAGGTCTACGGAGCGCCGTTCTTCGAGGACCAGGGCTTCCTCTACTACCGCAAGGACATCCTGAAGGCCGACGGCCTCAAGGTGCCGACCACGTGGGAAGAGCTCGTCTCCGACTCGAAGATCGCGCAGTCCAAGGGACAGGTCAAGTACGGCTACGTCTTCCAGGGAGCCAACTACGAGGGTGCGACCTGCAACTTCATGGAGTTCCTCGCTGACGCCGGCGGCAAGGTGCTGAACAGCAAGGCCGACGCGTCGGCACTGAACAGCTCGGCGGCGACCAAGGCACTCACGTTCGAGCAGTCGCTGGTGACCAGCGGCGTCAGCCCGCAGGCGACGTCGACGTTCCAGGAGACGCAGTCGATGAACGCGTTCTCGGCGGGCGACTCGCTGTTCCTGCGCAACTGGGACTACGCGTACTCCACGTCGCAGGCCAGCGGATCCGCCGTGATCGGCAAGGTCGGCGTCGCGCCGATGCCGACCTTCCAGGGCGAGTCCGCTCCCGGCTACTCGAACATCGGCGGCTGGAACCTCTACGTGAACCCGCACAGCAAGAACGTGGCGGCCGACCTCACCTTCATCAAGTGGATGACGGGCAAGGACGCGCAGACCACGCTCGCCACGAAGTTCAGTGAGATTCCGACCAACGCCGCCGTGCGTTCGTCGTCGGAGGTCAAGAACGCCAACCCGGTGCTCGCGATCGTCTCGCAGACGAAGCTGATCGCCCGCCCGTCGCAGACCCCGAACTACCCCGAGGTCTCGCAGGCGATCTACTCCAACGTGAACGGCGTTCTCGCCGGTTCGCTGACACCGCAGGCGGCCATCCAGAAGGCCAACAGCCAGATCAACACCGCCGTCAAGAACGGCGGCCTGTAA
- a CDS encoding carbohydrate ABC transporter permease, with product MSAVAGPATATAEGRALRTGSVGVNRTGRRRRRNQSIRTAISAIVIVVWCIAPFYWMIVTSFRDVGYTFDNTFWFTHFTFDNYVTALSTTLGNHLGLALLNSLIIGAVTTVVCLLFGTFAAYALARLDFRFKGIVMGIILGASMFPGVALLTPLFQLFTSWGWIGTYQALILPDISFALPLTVYTLTSFFREMPWDLEEAARIDGCTSAQAFRKIILPLAAPAVFTTAILAFIASWNEYLIASQLTTDATQTVTVAIAGFTGSQPHQEPYTAVMAAGVVVTIPLVILVLIFQRRIVAGLTAGGVKG from the coding sequence ATGAGCGCCGTGGCGGGGCCGGCCACCGCGACGGCCGAGGGACGCGCTCTTCGCACGGGCAGCGTCGGCGTGAACCGGACGGGGCGGCGCAGGCGGCGCAATCAGAGCATCCGCACCGCCATCAGCGCGATCGTCATCGTCGTCTGGTGCATCGCGCCGTTCTACTGGATGATCGTCACCTCGTTCCGCGACGTGGGCTACACCTTCGACAACACGTTCTGGTTCACCCACTTCACGTTCGACAACTACGTGACGGCACTGTCGACCACCCTCGGCAACCATCTGGGCCTCGCGCTGCTGAACAGCCTCATCATCGGCGCCGTGACCACCGTGGTCTGTCTGCTGTTCGGCACGTTCGCCGCGTACGCCCTCGCCCGGCTCGACTTCAGGTTCAAGGGCATCGTCATGGGCATCATCCTCGGCGCCTCGATGTTCCCCGGTGTCGCGCTGTTGACGCCGCTGTTCCAGCTGTTCACGAGCTGGGGCTGGATCGGCACCTATCAAGCGCTGATCCTCCCGGACATCTCGTTCGCACTGCCGCTGACGGTCTACACGCTCACCTCGTTCTTCCGCGAGATGCCGTGGGATCTGGAGGAGGCCGCCCGCATCGACGGCTGCACGTCGGCGCAGGCGTTCCGCAAGATCATCCTGCCGCTGGCGGCTCCCGCGGTCTTCACCACGGCCATCCTCGCGTTCATCGCCAGCTGGAACGAGTACCTCATCGCGAGCCAGCTCACGACGGATGCCACCCAGACGGTCACCGTCGCGATCGCCGGTTTCACGGGCAGCCAGCCGCACCAGGAGCCCTACACCGCCGTCATGGCCGCCGGCGTCGTCGTGACCATTCCGCTCGTCATCCTGGTGCTGATCTTCCAGCGCCGCATCGTCGCCGGGCTCACGGCCGGCGGGGTGAAGGGCTGA